From the genome of Hymenobacter sp. PAMC 26628, one region includes:
- a CDS encoding ankyrin repeat domain-containing protein produces the protein MAQSGRPRKCDPKVDNIRSNIALNKYDTAKETLQEFGIDATDGYGRTALINAVIENKANFICWLVDNGANINHQDRIGYSALHFIGQNKIVDLAKYFLQKGADPNLQDIHGNTALWTTILNAKFSTEGHEIIALLLKFGSDPNKINNYGKTPKFIYETIRGADISMVDTSG, from the coding sequence ATGGCACAGTCAGGACGCCCAAGAAAATGTGACCCGAAGGTTGACAATATTAGAAGTAACATTGCTTTAAATAAATACGATACTGCAAAGGAAACATTGCAAGAGTTCGGCATAGACGCAACAGACGGATATGGTAGGACGGCATTAATAAATGCTGTAATTGAAAATAAAGCCAATTTTATTTGTTGGCTAGTTGATAACGGGGCGAATATTAATCATCAAGATAGAATTGGTTATTCTGCCTTGCATTTTATAGGCCAAAATAAAATCGTTGACCTTGCAAAATACTTTCTTCAGAAAGGAGCAGACCCAAATCTCCAAGATATTCATGGTAATACCGCTTTATGGACAACAATACTCAATGCTAAATTTTCGACCGAGGGACATGAAATTATAGCATTGCTATTAAAATTCGGGTCCGATCCAAATAAAATAAACAATTACGGTAAGACTCCGAAATTTATATATGAAACTATTCGTGGTGCAGATATTTCTATGGTTGACACATCAGGTTAA
- a CDS encoding nucleotidyltransferase domain-containing protein: MQQLHLFGSVVTDQLDPARSDVDAVVSFPPGLDLLTAANACSTCGTPRKNSSAGAWTW, from the coding sequence GTGCAGCAGTTGCACCTGTTCGGCTCGGTCGTCACCGACCAGTTGGACCCGGCGCGCAGCGACGTGGACGCGGTGGTGAGCTTCCCGCCCGGCCTCGACCTGCTGACCGCGGCCAACGCCTGCTCGACGTGTGGGACGCCCCGGAAGAACTCTTCGGCCGGCGCGTGGACTTGGTGA
- a CDS encoding DUF433 domain-containing protein has protein sequence MNTINSDPDILGGTPVFNGTRVPIKNLFDYLETGETIEAFLDDFPSVGREQVLSVLAFSQQILNASTQLMHENSVG, from the coding sequence ATGAATACCATCAACAGCGACCCAGACATTCTGGGCGGTACGCCGGTTTTTAACGGCACGCGGGTACCCATTAAAAACCTGTTCGATTACTTAGAAACGGGGGAAACGATTGAGGCGTTTCTCGATGATTTTCCTTCCGTTGGCCGCGAGCAGGTGTTGAGCGTACTGGCTTTTTCGCAACAGATTCTCAACGCTTCGACGCAACTGATGCATGAAAATTCTGTTGGATGA
- a CDS encoding Gfo/Idh/MocA family protein produces the protein MTPLAPILFAICGVGHIGRRHAALVARRAGAQLVALVDVDAELRPGLAAEFPGVPFFASLDEYLARGPQADVLTVATPNGLHAQQAVTGLRHGLHVVVEKPLALTAADARAILDAAQQAGRLVFGVMQNRYSPPAAWLKELVDAGRLGDVYLVQLSCFWNRDARYYRPGGWRGTGALDGGPLFTQFSHFVDLLYWVFGDVANLSARFRNFNHQATTEFEDSGLVTFDLARGGSGTLSYSTAVWDRNLESALTVVAARGALKIGGQYLDKIEYCHVQDYARPALPPTNPANDYGPYQGSAANHGHVIDDVVDTLQRGSAATNAADGLKVVEIIERIYALR, from the coding sequence TTGACCCCACTAGCCCCCATTCTTTTTGCTATTTGCGGCGTGGGCCACATCGGCCGCCGCCACGCGGCGCTGGTGGCCCGCCGCGCCGGGGCCCAGCTGGTGGCCCTGGTCGACGTAGACGCGGAGCTGCGCCCAGGCTTGGCCGCGGAGTTTCCCGGCGTGCCGTTTTTCGCGTCGCTCGACGAATACCTCGCCCGGGGCCCCCAGGCCGACGTGCTCACGGTGGCGACGCCCAACGGGTTGCACGCCCAGCAGGCGGTGACCGGCCTGCGCCACGGCCTGCACGTGGTGGTTGAAAAACCCTTGGCCCTGACCGCGGCCGATGCCCGCGCCATCCTGGACGCGGCCCAGCAAGCTGGCCGCCTGGTATTCGGCGTGATGCAAAACCGCTACTCGCCGCCCGCCGCCTGGCTCAAGGAGCTGGTGGACGCGGGCCGGCTGGGCGACGTGTACCTGGTGCAGCTCAGCTGCTTCTGGAACCGCGACGCCCGCTATTACCGGCCCGGCGGCTGGCGCGGCACCGGGGCCCTCGACGGCGGCCCGCTCTTCACCCAGTTCAGCCATTTCGTGGATTTGCTGTATTGGGTGTTCGGCGACGTGGCCAACCTGTCGGCCCGCTTCCGCAACTTCAACCACCAGGCCACCACCGAGTTCGAGGACAGCGGCCTCGTCACGTTCGACCTCGCGCGCGGCGGCAGCGGCACGCTCAGCTACAGCACCGCCGTGTGGGACCGCAACCTCGAAAGCGCCCTCACCGTGGTGGCCGCCCGCGGGGCCCTGAAAATCGGGGGCCAGTACCTCGACAAAATCGAGTACTGCCACGTGCAGGACTACGCCCGGCCCGCGCTGCCCCCCACCAATCCCGCCAACGACTACGGCCCCTACCAGGGCTCGGCCGCCAACCACGGCCACGTCATCGACGACGTGGTGGACACGCTGCAACGGGGCAGCGCCGCCACCAACGCCGCGGACGGCCTGAAAGTGGTGGAAATCATTGAGCGGATTTACGCGCTGCGGTAG
- a CDS encoding DegT/DnrJ/EryC1/StrS family aminotransferase — translation MLRPSTPIRLLDLAAEHAALQPALDAAVREVLAEAAFIQGPAVGQFAAELGAYLGGAHVVPCANGTDALTLALLSLDLPAGAEVIVPAFTYVATLEAAALLGLRPVLADVRPDTFNLDPVAVAAALTPRTGAIIAVHLFGQCADLEALGALAAAHGVALIEDNAQALGATFQSASGVTAHAGTVGAVGTTSFFPSKNLGALGDGGALLTRDPARAALLQQLANHGQSRKYHHQRIGLNSRLDTLQAALLRVKLRQLPANTAARQAAAARYDGALDDISGLKIPVRDARSSHVFHQYTVQVEGPGRRDALREHLHQCGVPTSVYYPVPAHQQPAYAYLGYRTGQFPVAERLCETVLSLPMHPLLTVAQAAYVGEAMGYFFAGWE, via the coding sequence TTGCTTCGTCCTTCTACCCCCATTCGCCTGCTCGACCTGGCCGCCGAGCACGCGGCCCTGCAACCGGCCCTTGATGCGGCCGTGCGCGAAGTGCTGGCCGAGGCGGCGTTCATCCAGGGGCCCGCCGTGGGGCAGTTTGCGGCCGAGCTGGGGGCCTACCTCGGCGGGGCCCACGTGGTGCCCTGCGCCAACGGCACCGATGCCCTCACGCTGGCTTTGCTGAGCCTAGATTTGCCGGCGGGGGCGGAGGTCATCGTGCCGGCCTTCACCTACGTGGCCACGCTGGAGGCCGCCGCGCTGCTGGGCCTGCGCCCCGTGCTGGCCGACGTGCGCCCCGACACGTTCAACCTCGACCCGGTGGCCGTGGCGGCGGCCCTCACCCCACGCACCGGGGCCATCATCGCCGTGCATTTATTTGGGCAATGCGCTGATTTGGAGGCGCTAGGGGCCCTGGCCGCCGCCCACGGCGTGGCCTTAATAGAAGACAATGCCCAGGCGCTGGGGGCCACGTTTCAATCCGCTAGCGGCGTTACGGCCCACGCCGGCACGGTGGGCGCGGTCGGCACCACGTCGTTTTTCCCGTCGAAAAACCTGGGGGCCCTCGGTGATGGCGGGGCCCTACTCACCCGCGACCCGGCCCGCGCCGCGTTGCTTCAGCAACTGGCCAACCACGGCCAAAGCCGGAAATACCACCACCAGCGCATCGGCCTCAACTCGCGCCTCGACACGCTGCAAGCCGCCCTGCTGCGCGTGAAGTTGCGCCAGCTACCAGCCAATACCGCCGCCCGCCAGGCCGCGGCCGCCCGCTACGATGGGGCCCTAGATGACATTTCGGGTTTAAAAATTCCGGTCCGCGACGCGCGCAGCAGCCACGTGTTTCATCAGTATACCGTGCAAGTGGAGGGCCCCGGCCGCCGCGACGCACTGCGTGAGCACTTGCACCAGTGCGGCGTGCCCACGTCGGTGTATTACCCGGTGCCGGCGCATCAGCAGCCCGCGTATGCGTACCTGGGCTACCGGACCGGCCAGTTTCCGGTGGCCGAGCGGCTGTGCGAAACGGTGCTTTCGCTGCCCATGCACCCGCTGCTGACGGTGGCGCAGGCGGCGTATGTGGGGGAGGCGATGGGTTACTTTTTCGCCGGTTGGGAATAA
- a CDS encoding glycosyltransferase family 2 protein, producing MPGLSVLIPVYNRPVAELTNALLAQAPQWPGPVEIYLLDDGSEGNCRCQNRPLGALPGVRYQELPRNVGRAAVRNLLAAGAQHAWLLLLDNTGQLPDGQFLARYAAALGAAPVLAGGVCYAPGPPADPALRLRWLYGQQREVRPVAARQAAPYGQLLINNLLISKELLLRFPLDESLRGYGHEDTQLGWQLAAAAVPVQHLDNPVHHAGLETAAAFLEKSEQAVRNLAQLLREHRVESGAQLVQVAQRLRRAGLAPAARVALSAAAPALRRHLLGPRPTLAALDALKLLWLLRALAA from the coding sequence ATGCCCGGCCTGTCGGTACTCATTCCGGTGTACAACCGACCAGTGGCGGAACTAACGAATGCGCTGCTGGCGCAGGCGCCGCAGTGGCCGGGGCCCGTCGAAATTTATTTATTGGATGATGGCTCGGAAGGGAATTGTCGCTGCCAGAACCGGCCCCTGGGGGCCCTGCCCGGCGTGCGCTACCAGGAGCTGCCGCGCAACGTGGGCCGCGCCGCTGTGCGCAACCTCCTTGCCGCCGGGGCCCAACACGCGTGGCTGCTGCTGCTCGATAACACCGGCCAGCTGCCCGACGGCCAGTTCCTGGCCCGTTACGCCGCTGCCTTGGGCGCCGCCCCGGTGCTGGCCGGCGGCGTGTGCTACGCCCCGGGGCCCCCGGCCGACCCGGCGCTGCGCCTGCGCTGGCTGTACGGGCAGCAGCGCGAGGTGCGCCCGGTGGCGGCGCGTCAAGCCGCGCCGTATGGTCAGTTGCTGATAAACAATCTTTTGATTAGTAAAGAATTGCTACTTCGGTTTCCGTTGGATGAAAGCCTGCGCGGCTACGGCCACGAGGATACCCAGCTGGGATGGCAGCTGGCCGCCGCCGCCGTGCCCGTGCAGCACCTCGACAACCCCGTGCACCACGCGGGGCTGGAAACAGCCGCGGCGTTCCTTGAAAAATCGGAGCAGGCGGTGCGCAACCTGGCCCAGTTGCTGCGCGAACACCGCGTGGAATCCGGCGCCCAGCTGGTGCAAGTGGCCCAGCGGCTGCGCCGCGCTGGCCTAGCACCGGCGGCCCGGGTAGCCCTGAGCGCGGCGGCCCCGGCCCTGCGCCGCCACCTGCTGGGGCCCCGGCCCACCCTGGCGGCCCTCGATGCGCTGAAGCTGCTGTGGCTGCTGCGGGCGCTGGCCGCCTGA
- a CDS encoding cell division ATP-binding protein FtsE, with product MSELIVELRDATVMQETQAVLQGVSFTLEKSDFAYLVGRTGSGKSSLLKTLYADLPLLVGTGTVAGFALPRLPVGKVPYLRRRLGIVFQDFQLLPDRTVAENLLFVLNATGWRGKARKQQRIADVLGRVGLSSAANRMPHRLSGGEQQRVVIARALLNEPMLLLADEPTGNLDPEVADSIMQLFTEINYAGTAILMATHNFQVIEKYPHRVLTCQDGALLDSARN from the coding sequence ATGTCCGAATTAATCGTTGAGCTGCGCGACGCCACCGTGATGCAGGAAACGCAGGCGGTGTTGCAAGGCGTGTCGTTTACGTTGGAAAAGAGCGACTTCGCGTACCTGGTGGGCCGCACCGGCTCGGGCAAGTCGTCGCTGCTCAAAACCCTGTACGCCGACCTGCCGCTGCTGGTGGGCACCGGCACCGTGGCGGGCTTTGCGCTGCCGCGGCTGCCGGTGGGCAAGGTGCCGTACTTGCGCCGCCGCTTGGGCATCGTATTTCAGGATTTTCAGCTGCTGCCCGACCGCACGGTGGCCGAAAACCTGCTGTTCGTGCTCAACGCCACCGGCTGGCGCGGCAAGGCCCGCAAGCAGCAGCGCATCGCCGATGTGCTGGGCCGCGTGGGCCTGAGCAGTGCCGCCAATCGGATGCCGCACCGTCTTTCGGGCGGCGAGCAGCAGCGCGTAGTCATCGCCCGGGCCCTGCTGAACGAGCCCATGCTGCTGCTGGCCGACGAGCCCACCGGCAACCTCGACCCGGAAGTGGCCGACAGCATCATGCAATTATTCACGGAAATTAATTACGCCGGCACCGCCATTCTCATGGCCACGCACAATTTCCAGGTGATTGAGAAATACCCGCACCGCGTGCTCACGTGCCAGGATGGGGCCCTGCTGGACTCGGCCCGCAATTAA
- a CDS encoding fructose-6-phosphate aldolase, translating to MYIIKVKGKAKIPDYIQLRDEQFVLIAYFRADRPLKDLHRYGLEGKETALAAVISELEFGKLRPLTI from the coding sequence ATGTACATCATCAAAGTCAAGGGCAAAGCTAAAATTCCGGATTATATCCAGCTCCGCGACGAGCAGTTTGTGCTCATTGCCTATTTCCGGGCCGACCGGCCGCTGAAGGACTTGCACCGCTACGGCCTCGAAGGCAAGGAAACGGCGCTGGCCGCCGTCATTTCGGAGCTGGAGTTTGGCAAGCTTCGCCCGCTCACGATTTAA
- the fsa gene encoding fructose-6-phosphate aldolase, with the protein MKFFLDTANIAEIREAVELGVLDGVTTNPSLMAKEGVRGVDSVLGHYRHICELVDGDVSAEVIATDYNGIIREGEVLADLHPNIVVKVPMIRDGVKAIRYFSDKGIKTNCTLVFSAGQALLAAKAGATYVSPFVGRLDDIGADGLQLIEQIVQIYGNYGYETQVLAASVRHVPHLIQCAEIGADVVTCPLSVILGLLNHPLTEKGLATFLADHAKVNA; encoded by the coding sequence ATGAAGTTCTTCCTTGACACCGCCAACATTGCCGAAATCCGCGAAGCCGTAGAGCTGGGCGTGCTCGACGGCGTGACCACCAACCCCTCGCTCATGGCCAAAGAAGGTGTGCGCGGCGTCGACAGCGTGCTGGGACACTACCGCCACATCTGCGAGCTGGTGGACGGCGACGTGTCGGCCGAAGTGATTGCCACCGACTACAACGGCATCATCCGCGAGGGCGAGGTGCTGGCCGACCTGCACCCCAACATCGTGGTGAAGGTTCCCATGATCCGCGACGGCGTGAAAGCCATCCGCTACTTCTCTGATAAGGGCATCAAAACCAACTGCACCCTGGTATTCTCGGCCGGGCAGGCCCTGTTGGCCGCCAAGGCCGGCGCTACCTACGTGTCGCCCTTCGTGGGCCGCCTCGACGACATTGGGGCCGACGGCCTCCAGCTCATCGAGCAGATTGTGCAGATTTACGGCAACTACGGCTACGAAACCCAGGTGCTGGCCGCCTCCGTGCGCCACGTGCCGCACCTCATCCAGTGCGCCGAAATTGGGGCCGATGTGGTTACCTGCCCGCTCAGCGTCATCCTGGGCCTGCTCAACCACCCCCTCACCGAAAAAGGCCTGGCCACCTTCCTGGCCGACCACGCCAAGGTGAATGCATAA
- the guaA gene encoding glutamine-hydrolyzing GMP synthase, producing the protein MERIVILDFGSQYTQLIARRIRELHVFCEIHPYTHAPTLALSDDIRGVVLSGSPCSVRDADAPNPDLRHLLGHVPVLGVCYGAQLLAQQGGGEVLPATIREYGRARLSHLNQHHPLLHGLTPGSQVWMSHGDTIKTLPQGFLAIAGTPDVQVAAYEIEGQATYGIQFHPEVTHSTEGKQLVKNFVVDICGCAQSWTPEHFVDSAVAALQSTIGPDDQVILGLSGGVDSSVAALLLHRAIGPRLHGIFVDNGLLRQDEFASVLKAYEGLGLNVTGVEAGAEFYTALAGLTDPEQKRKAIGRTFIEVFDREAQKVEGARWLAQGTIYPDVIESVSVKGPAVTIKSHHNVGGLPEKMNLKIVEPLRMLFKDEVREVGATLGLPGEILNRHPFPGPGLGIRILGDITPEKVDLLQRADGVFINLLKEHGLYDKVWQAGVMLLPVQSVGVMGDERTYERVVALRAVTSVDGMTADWAHLPYEFLAEVSNKIINQVRGINRVVYDISSKPPATIEWE; encoded by the coding sequence ATGGAACGTATCGTCATTTTGGATTTTGGCTCGCAGTACACCCAGCTCATTGCCCGGCGCATCCGCGAGCTGCACGTCTTCTGCGAAATTCACCCCTACACCCACGCCCCGACCCTCGCCCTGAGCGATGACATTCGGGGCGTTGTGCTATCCGGCTCGCCCTGCTCGGTGCGCGACGCCGACGCCCCCAACCCCGACCTGCGCCACCTGCTGGGCCACGTGCCGGTGCTGGGCGTGTGCTACGGGGCCCAGCTGCTAGCCCAGCAGGGCGGCGGCGAGGTGCTGCCCGCCACCATCCGCGAGTATGGCCGCGCCCGCCTGTCGCACCTCAACCAGCACCACCCGCTGCTGCATGGCCTCACGCCCGGCTCGCAGGTTTGGATGTCGCACGGCGATACCATTAAAACGCTCCCGCAAGGCTTCCTGGCCATTGCTGGCACACCCGATGTACAGGTGGCGGCTTACGAAATCGAGGGCCAGGCTACCTACGGCATCCAGTTCCACCCCGAAGTGACGCACTCGACCGAGGGCAAGCAGCTGGTGAAAAACTTCGTCGTCGACATCTGCGGCTGCGCCCAGAGCTGGACGCCCGAGCACTTCGTGGACTCGGCCGTGGCGGCGCTGCAAAGCACCATCGGCCCCGACGACCAGGTGATTCTGGGCCTCTCGGGCGGCGTGGACAGCAGCGTGGCGGCACTGCTGCTACACCGCGCCATCGGGCCCCGGCTGCACGGCATTTTCGTGGACAACGGCCTGCTGCGGCAGGACGAGTTTGCCTCGGTGCTGAAGGCCTACGAGGGCCTGGGCCTGAACGTGACCGGCGTGGAAGCCGGGGCCGAGTTCTACACCGCCCTGGCCGGCCTCACGGACCCCGAGCAGAAGCGCAAGGCCATCGGCCGCACCTTCATCGAGGTGTTCGACCGCGAGGCGCAGAAGGTGGAAGGGGCCCGCTGGCTGGCCCAGGGCACTATTTACCCCGACGTAATCGAGTCGGTATCGGTGAAGGGCCCCGCCGTCACCATCAAAAGCCACCATAACGTGGGCGGCCTACCCGAGAAGATGAACCTCAAGATTGTGGAGCCGCTGCGCATGCTCTTCAAGGACGAGGTGCGCGAGGTGGGCGCCACGCTGGGCCTGCCCGGCGAAATCCTGAACCGCCACCCCTTCCCGGGCCCCGGCCTGGGCATCCGCATCCTCGGCGACATCACGCCCGAGAAGGTGGACTTGCTCCAGCGCGCCGACGGCGTATTTATTAACCTGCTAAAAGAGCACGGCCTCTATGACAAGGTTTGGCAGGCCGGCGTGATGCTGCTGCCCGTGCAAAGCGTAGGCGTGATGGGCGACGAACGCACCTACGAGCGCGTGGTGGCCCTGCGCGCCGTAACCAGCGTAGACGGCATGACCGCCGACTGGGCCCACCTCCCCTACGAGTTCCTGGCCGAGGTTAGCAACAAGATTATCAACCAGGTACGCGGCATCAACCGCGTGGTGTACGACATCAGCAGCAAGCCCCCGGCCACGATTGAGTGGGAGTAG
- a CDS encoding type 1 glutamine amidotransferase → MRWHCLQHLPDEGPGHAADWLAAHGHSLAYTRLFEPSPVFPALADFDGLLILGGAMSVHDEAQFPWLRDEKAFIQQVLRAGKITLAICLGAQLVAQALGAEVRPNAEPEIGFWTVRFSAKSLEHPLLRGWPEKAAVLHWHLDAFTVPPGALRVGMSAGCTTQGFVWGDGIVGLQFHPEMTAPMVEQLMAFEGHETAEEQEFVQTAEQIRAKLKSVWKGRKLIEQLLANMVALHEEETNYLIN, encoded by the coding sequence ATGCGCTGGCATTGCCTCCAACACCTGCCCGACGAAGGCCCTGGGCACGCGGCCGATTGGCTGGCGGCGCACGGCCATTCGCTGGCGTACACGCGCTTGTTCGAGCCCAGTCCGGTGTTTCCGGCGCTGGCCGATTTTGACGGATTGTTAATCCTGGGTGGCGCCATGAGCGTGCACGACGAAGCCCAATTTCCGTGGTTGCGCGACGAGAAGGCGTTTATTCAGCAGGTGCTGCGGGCGGGGAAAATTACGCTGGCCATTTGCCTGGGGGCCCAGTTAGTAGCCCAGGCACTCGGCGCCGAGGTACGGCCGAATGCCGAGCCGGAAATTGGGTTTTGGACGGTGCGGTTTTCAGCTAAATCACTGGAGCACCCACTGCTGCGCGGCTGGCCCGAGAAAGCCGCCGTGCTGCACTGGCACCTCGACGCCTTTACGGTGCCGCCGGGGGCCCTGCGGGTGGGCATGTCGGCGGGGTGCACCACGCAGGGCTTCGTGTGGGGCGACGGCATTGTGGGCTTGCAATTTCACCCCGAAATGACCGCGCCGATGGTTGAACAATTAATGGCCTTCGAAGGCCACGAAACCGCCGAAGAACAAGAATTCGTGCAAACGGCCGAGCAGATTCGGGCCAAGCTAAAATCGGTTTGGAAAGGCCGTAAATTAATTGAGCAACTGCTCGCCAACATGGTGGCGCTGCACGAGGAAGAGACTAATTATTTAATTAATTAA
- a CDS encoding SDR family NAD(P)-dependent oxidoreductase — translation MRFQDKVVIITGGASGIGLATAKRLASEGARIVLADLNQANLDAAVPEVHTAGAPDVLASLCNVADEAQVIATVQATLAKFSRLDVVVNNAGLMQFKALEELTGDDWLRVLSVDLLGAFYFTKQAFLHMKPGGAVVNVASIHAIATEALVAPYAAAKAAVLSLTRSSAIEGAPKGLRINAVLPGAIDTPMLWNNPNVKSGVEKINPSDVGKPENVAAAIAFLASDDAEFVQGSELLVDGGRLDHL, via the coding sequence ATGCGTTTTCAAGATAAAGTAGTGATTATCACGGGCGGGGCCAGCGGCATTGGCCTGGCCACTGCCAAGCGCCTGGCCTCCGAAGGGGCCCGCATCGTACTGGCTGATCTCAACCAGGCCAATCTCGACGCGGCCGTGCCCGAGGTGCACACCGCCGGGGCCCCCGACGTACTCGCCAGCCTCTGCAACGTGGCCGACGAAGCGCAGGTAATAGCCACCGTGCAGGCCACGCTGGCCAAATTCAGCCGCCTCGACGTGGTAGTGAACAACGCGGGTTTGATGCAATTTAAGGCCCTCGAAGAGCTGACCGGCGACGACTGGCTGCGGGTGCTGAGCGTGGATTTGCTGGGCGCGTTCTACTTCACTAAGCAAGCGTTTTTACACATGAAGCCCGGCGGCGCGGTCGTGAACGTGGCCAGCATCCACGCCATTGCCACCGAGGCACTGGTGGCGCCCTACGCGGCGGCCAAGGCGGCTGTGCTCTCGCTCACGCGCTCGTCGGCTATTGAAGGGGCCCCCAAGGGCCTGCGCATCAACGCCGTACTGCCCGGCGCCATCGACACGCCCATGCTCTGGAACAACCCGAACGTAAAAAGCGGCGTCGAAAAAATCAACCCCAGCGACGTGGGCAAGCCCGAAAACGTGGCCGCCGCCATCGCCTTCCTGGCTTCCGACGACGCCGAATTCGTGCAGGGCTCTGAACTGCTGGTTGACGGCGGCCGGCTCGACCATTTGTAG
- a CDS encoding family 1 glycosylhydrolase, with the protein MAAPQFFFATGIENSNPTIQNGKVRVDELEKCGHYQHWQKDFDLVQELGIEFLRYGPPLHTTWQGPGKYDWSFADATFQDLHRRNIVPIVDLCHFGVPDWLGNFQNPDFPKLFADYARAFATRFPWVQLYTPVNEMYVCAEFSALYGWWNEQLASDKAFVTALKYIVKANVLAMHAISAVRPDALFIQSESSEYFHAENPAAIKPAELLNAKRFLSLDLNYGRRVDSDMYEYLLDNGMTRDEYHFFLKNNRKHQCIMGNDYYQTNEHRVRADGSTTAAGEIFGYHTITTQYYDRYRLPVMHTETNLWQGPKGDEAVNWLWKEWANVLRVRNDGVPVLGFTWYSLVDQVDWDTALRENNGTVNPLGLFDLQRNIRPVGEAYKKLISQWKRVLPAQSLALQLPIVMPNQSNQAWAQQKQADAQAAEKDPAIAAGDSPLQGAH; encoded by the coding sequence ATGGCCGCTCCCCAATTCTTCTTTGCCACCGGCATCGAAAATAGCAACCCCACCATCCAAAACGGCAAAGTCCGCGTCGACGAGCTAGAAAAATGCGGCCACTACCAGCACTGGCAGAAGGATTTTGACTTGGTGCAGGAGCTGGGCATCGAGTTCCTACGCTACGGGCCCCCGCTGCACACTACTTGGCAGGGCCCCGGCAAGTACGATTGGTCGTTTGCCGATGCCACGTTCCAGGACCTGCACCGGCGCAACATTGTGCCCATCGTGGATTTGTGCCACTTCGGCGTACCCGACTGGCTGGGCAACTTTCAAAACCCCGATTTCCCCAAGCTGTTTGCCGACTACGCGAGGGCGTTTGCCACCCGTTTCCCGTGGGTGCAGCTCTACACGCCGGTGAACGAGATGTACGTCTGCGCCGAGTTTTCGGCCCTCTACGGCTGGTGGAACGAGCAGCTGGCCAGCGACAAAGCATTCGTCACGGCGCTCAAGTACATCGTGAAGGCCAATGTGCTGGCCATGCACGCCATTTCGGCGGTGCGGCCCGACGCGCTGTTTATCCAAAGCGAATCATCAGAGTATTTCCACGCCGAAAACCCGGCCGCCATCAAGCCCGCCGAGCTGCTGAACGCCAAGCGGTTCCTGTCGCTGGACCTAAACTACGGCCGCCGCGTGGACTCCGACATGTACGAGTACCTGCTCGACAACGGCATGACGCGCGACGAGTACCACTTCTTTCTGAAGAATAATCGCAAGCACCAGTGCATCATGGGCAACGATTATTACCAGACCAACGAACACCGCGTGCGCGCCGATGGCAGCACTACGGCGGCGGGCGAAATATTTGGCTACCACACCATTACAACGCAATACTACGACCGCTACCGCCTGCCCGTGATGCACACCGAAACCAACCTCTGGCAGGGCCCCAAGGGCGACGAGGCCGTGAACTGGCTCTGGAAGGAGTGGGCCAACGTGCTGCGCGTGCGCAACGACGGCGTGCCCGTGCTAGGTTTCACGTGGTATTCGCTCGTCGACCAAGTGGACTGGGACACGGCCCTGCGCGAAAACAACGGCACCGTGAACCCGCTGGGCCTCTTCGACTTGCAGCGCAACATCCGGCCCGTGGGGGAGGCCTACAAGAAGCTCATCAGCCAGTGGAAGCGGGTGCTGCCCGCCCAAAGCCTGGCCCTGCAGCTGCCCATCGTCATGCCCAACCAAAGCAACCAGGCCTGGGCCCAGCAAAAACAAGCCGATGCCCAAGCGGCCGAGAAAGACCCGGCCATCGCCGCCGGCGATTCCCCGCTGCAAGGTGCCCACTAA